One window of Pelobates fuscus isolate aPelFus1 chromosome 9, aPelFus1.pri, whole genome shotgun sequence genomic DNA carries:
- the LOC134573627 gene encoding peptidoglycan-recognition protein SC2-like: protein MKLLVILLLAFCAITHGCPTILSKSAWGGKAAKCSSNRLPRPVKFVIIHHTAGEFCSSQSTCSAQARIAQKHHMDNQGWCDIGYNFLVGEDGQVYEGRGWGNVGVHAPPYNSISIRISFIGTFTSPG, encoded by the exons ATGAAACTCCTCGTTATCCTTCTGTTGGCTTTCTGTGCCATAACGCATG GATGTCCCACCATATTATCCAAGTCAGCATGGGGAGGGAAGGCTGCCAAATGCAGCAGCAATCGTTTACCCAGACCAGTCAAATTTGTGATCATCCACCACACTGCGGGGGAATTTTGTTCCTCACAGTCTACATGTTCTGCTCAAGCCAGGATTGCCCAGAAACATCACATGGACAATCAAGGCTGGTGTGACATTGGATACAA CTTCCTAGTTGGGGAAGATGGGCAAGTATATGAAGGACGTGGCTGGGGAAACGTTGGAGTTCATGCTCCACCGTACAACTCAATTTCCATCAGAATCAGCTTTATTGGAACATTCACTA GCCCTggttaa